In Pieris rapae chromosome 18, ilPieRapa1.1, whole genome shotgun sequence, one genomic interval encodes:
- the LOC111002220 gene encoding pickpocket protein 28-like, with translation MKSIQLTEEARRLSPQLRRCYLTDEPLKYFPVYHRRYCMLECEMKQVALKCKCALLNYPSVLGMPMCGPRQLACARTAAVRFKVCHCPLSCDNEKLIMRHFSFPLTPDTPTYDRFYDDLDLSKVTIIRLYVHGYTKTVYSRRSYFSRHNLFSQLGGVFNIFFGCSILTVLELLFLLRRYIRERRLPTHQSSETWPYTR, from the exons ATGAAGTCCATTCAGCTAACTGAGGAAGCCCGACGCCTCAGTCCACAACTTCGCCGTTGCTACTTAACTGATGAACCACTCAAATACTTTCCCGTATATCACAG ACGCTACTGCATGTTAGAGTGTGAAATGAAGCAAGTGGCATTGAAGTGTAAATGCGCTCTTTTGAATTATCCTTCCGTTCTTGGGATGCCCATGTGCGGTCCAAGACAGTTAGCATGCGCCAGAACAGCTGCAG TTCGATTCAAAGTCTGCCATTGCCCATTATCTTGCGATAATGAGAAGCTAATCATGAGACATTTTTCGTTCCCTTTAACTCCAGATACGCCCACATATGATAGATTCTA TGATGATCTGGATCTGAGCAAAGTGACCATAATAAGGCTGTATGTACATGGCTATACAAAGACAGTATACTCTCGACGCTCTTATTTTTCGAGGCATAATTTGTTTA GTCAACTAGGTGGAGTATTTAACATATTCTTCGGATGCAGTATTCTGACAGTATTAGAACTACTGTTTCTATTGAGAAGATATATTCGCGAGCGAAGACTGCCTACACATCAATCGAGTGAAACTTGGCCCTATACTCGttga
- the LOC123689947 gene encoding serine protease inhibitor dipetalogastin-like: protein MARKKLIDIALVCGSDGKTYANECELKCYNIENKKDPITIAYPEECKKEEGCLCSKIYAPVCGSDGKTYANECELKCYNIENQKDPITIAYPGECKKEEVCLCSKIYAPVCGSDGKTYSNECELKCYNIENNKDPVTIAYPEECKKEEGCLCSKIYAPVCGSDGKTYANECEIKCYNIENKTGIKVFISYEGECNEDTNCYCPKIYQPICCIGGITFGNDCLLNCKNRELEKNGEKPLIVVSYGKCSDDCICSDIYEPVCGTDGKTYPNECEVMCKNKELIDPDKYVNIAYPGLCKVKCDCKSPEESVCGSDGQTYRSPCILECESKQIEESGLSPIEIVKKGALPLP, encoded by the exons ATGGCGCGTAAAAAACTTATAGACATCGCGCTTG TCTGTGGGTCGGATGGAAAAACATATGCTAATGAATGCGAACTAAAATGTTACAAtatcgaaaataaaaaagatccAATTACTATTGCATACCCAGAAGAATGTAAAAAGGAAGAAGGTTGTCTGTGTTCTAAAATCTATGCCCCAGTCTGTGGGTCGGATGGAAAAACATATGCCAATGAATGCGAACTAAAATGTTACAATATCGAAAATCAAAAAGATCCAATTACTATTGCATACCCAGGAGAATGTAAAAAGGAAGAAGTTTGTCTGTGTTCTAAAATCTATGCCCCAGTCTGTGGGTCGGATGGAAAAACATATTCTAATGAATGCGAACTAAAATGTTACAATatcgaaaataataaagatccAGTTACTATTGCATACCCAGAAGAATGTAAAAAGGAAGAAGGTTGTCTGTGTTCTAAAATCTATGCCCCAGTCTGTGGGTCGGATGGAAAAACATATGCCAATGAATgcgaaataaaatgttataatattgaaaataaaacaggTATTAAAGTGTTTATATCTTATGAAGGGGAATGTAACGAAGATACCAATTGTTATTGTCCCAAAATTTATCAACCTATTTGCTGTATCGGTGGTATTACGTTTGGGAATGATTGCCTTTTAAACTGCAAAAACAGGGAACTCGAAAAAAATGGTGAGAAACCTTTAATCGTAGTAAGTTACGGAAAATGTTCTGATGATTGCATCTGCTCTGATATTTATGAACCAGTTTGTGGAACAGATGGGAAAACATATCCAAATGAATGTGAAGTTATGTGCAAAAACAAGGAATTAATAGATCCagataaatatgttaatatagcATATCCAGGTTTATGTAAAGTAAAATGCGATTGTAAGTCTCCGGAAGAAAGCGTGTGTGGGAGTGACGGCCAAACTTATAGAAGTCCATGCATTTTAGAGTGTGAAAGTAAACAGATTGAAGAATCTGGTCTATCACCAATTGAAATTGTTAAGAAAGGAGCTT TGCCTCTGCCCTGA